A window from Manis javanica isolate MJ-LG chromosome 10, MJ_LKY, whole genome shotgun sequence encodes these proteins:
- the FLYWCH2 gene encoding FLYWCH family member 2: MPLPEPREQEGESVRAAQEPSPESPEPGTDVVPAGPTKPRKFSKLVLLTASKDSAKVAGAKRKGVHCIMSLGVPGPATLAKALLKIHPEAERAIEAAPQGPEQKRSKVDTDGKEDGRLAGWPAPSPTVGREEPTKDPMVPTEAP; encoded by the exons ATGCCCCTGCCCGAGCCcagggagcaggagggggagAGCGTGAGAGCCGCCCAGGAGCCGTCCCCCGAGTCCCCTGAGCCAGGCACAGATGTGGTCCCTGCTGGCCCCACGAAGCCCAGAAAGTTCTCCAAACTGGTCCTGTTGACAGCTTCCAAAGACAGTGCCAAGGTGGCTGGGGCCAAGCGCAAGGGTGTGCACTGCATTATGTCCCTGGGGGTGCCCGGGCCTGCCACTCTCGCCAAAGCCCTGCTCAAGATCCATCCTGAGGCTGAGCGGGCCATTGAGGCAGCCCCCCAGGGGCCTGAGCAGAAACGCAGCAAGGTGGACACAG ATGGAAAGGAAGATGGAAGGTTGGCAGGGTGGCCTGCCCCCAGTCCCACGGTGGGTAGGGAGGAGCCCACCAAGGACCCCATGGTGCCCACCGAGGCCCCGTAA